A region of Bradysia coprophila strain Holo2 unplaced genomic scaffold, BU_Bcop_v1 contig_373, whole genome shotgun sequence DNA encodes the following proteins:
- the LOC119081918 gene encoding uncharacterized protein LOC119081918 isoform X3, producing the protein MESPIYNIDDGQPKTLCNLFDCVMTPEEAKRTQRPYRYGMLLLCFGALINWVGLAENYTEPIRYAGVACILLGAMLICTAMCCWLRSPGPVPVTRSFETDEPIHVITVPDVQMLEKPPEYDSVVIEPPSYDHAIKLSPSVLLNPNTYKYAYRNSIGSAGSSSQHNDSGCCTPLPNQIVDDEDRRSTCDIQLRNER; encoded by the exons ATGGAATCTCCAATTTACAATATCGACGATGGGCAACCGAAAACCCTTTGTAATTTGTTTGACTGCG TGATGACCCCCGAGGAGGCGAAACGAACACAAAGACCTTACCGATATGGAATGTTACTGTTGTGTTTCGGTGCCCTAATTAACTGGGTTGGTTTGGCTGAAAATTACACCGAACCAATAAGATATGCTGGAGTTGCATGCATTTTATTAGGAG CAATGCTAATCTGCACGGCGATGTGCTGTTGGCTTCGATCACCAGGTCCAGTTCCGGTAACTCGATCATTTGag acaGACGAACCAATCCATGTGATCACAGTTCCTGACGTGCAAATGCTTGAAAAACCACCCGAATACGATTCGGTCGTAATCGAACCACCCAGCTATGACCATGCAATAAAACTTAGTCCTTCCGTCCTGCTGAATCCAAACACATATAAATATGCATATCGAAACAGTATTGGCTCGGCTGGATCGTCATCGCAGCACAATGATAGCGGCTGCTGTACACCGTTACCAAATCAAATTGTCGATGATGAGGATCGACGATCAACTTGTGATATTCAATTGCGAAATGAAAGATAG
- the LOC119081916 gene encoding uncharacterized protein LOC119081916 translates to MSTPQRPSLNTSVYSPVRFPDTLLSPKSPKADPLGIRLKVRSIVKTVMENHKKWELAQKRGIALCSTIENVKKEALDRIASEPSTTLYPDELKTPSEKLKTITTILKDVLDSSKECLSQLNGLKKLQSNTNERLLKSWTIVKVMNAIEAIVHAYEDEYDVKVTVMENVCHSSSKEEIAFHVTVWEFETFVNDDVRFMLFGMQVECDIDGNS, encoded by the exons ATGTCAACGCCACAAAGGCCATCGTTGAATACAAGTGTTTACTCACCGGTGCGAT TTCCGGACACACTGCTATCACCAAAATCTCCCAAAGCCGATCCACTAGGAATACGTCTGAAAGTTCGATCAATCGTCAAAACAGTAAtggaaaatcacaaaaaatgggaattggCACAAAAGCGTGGAATTGCACTTTGCAGTACAATCGAAAACGTGAAAAAGGAGGCATTGGACCGGATAGCTAGTGAACCATCGACAACATTGTATCCCGACGAATTGAAAACGCCCAGTGAAAAGCTGAAAACAATCACAACAATTCTAAAAGATGTGCTGGACAGCAGTAAGGAGTGCCTTAGCCAGTTGAATGGCTTGAAAAAGTTGCAGAGCAATACCAACGAAAGATTACTGAAAAGTTGGACAATCGTGAAAGTGATGAATGCAATCGAAGCAATTGTACACGCCTACGAGGATGAATACGATGTGAAAGTAACGGTCATGGAAAATGTGTGCCATTCAAGCAGCAAAGAGGAAATTGCTTTCCACGTTACTGTCTGGGAATTCGAAACGTTTGTGAATGACGATGTGAGGTTCATGTTGTTCGGCATGCAGGTTGAATGTGATATCGATGGAAATAGTTAA
- the LOC119081918 gene encoding uncharacterized protein LOC119081918 isoform X5: MMTPEEAKRTQRPYRYGMLLLCFGALINWVGLAENYTEPIRYAGVACILLGAMLICTAMCCWLRSPGPVPVTRSFETDEPIHVITVPDVQMLEKPPEYDSVVIEPPSYDHAIKLSPSVLLNPNTYKYAYRNSIGSAGSSSQHNDSGCCTPLPNQIVDDEDRRSTCDIQLRNER; the protein is encoded by the exons TGATGACCCCCGAGGAGGCGAAACGAACACAAAGACCTTACCGATATGGAATGTTACTGTTGTGTTTCGGTGCCCTAATTAACTGGGTTGGTTTGGCTGAAAATTACACCGAACCAATAAGATATGCTGGAGTTGCATGCATTTTATTAGGAG CAATGCTAATCTGCACGGCGATGTGCTGTTGGCTTCGATCACCAGGTCCAGTTCCGGTAACTCGATCATTTGag acaGACGAACCAATCCATGTGATCACAGTTCCTGACGTGCAAATGCTTGAAAAACCACCCGAATACGATTCGGTCGTAATCGAACCACCCAGCTATGACCATGCAATAAAACTTAGTCCTTCCGTCCTGCTGAATCCAAACACATATAAATATGCATATCGAAACAGTATTGGCTCGGCTGGATCGTCATCGCAGCACAATGATAGCGGCTGCTGTACACCGTTACCAAATCAAATTGTCGATGATGAGGATCGACGATCAACTTGTGATATTCAATTGCGAAATGAAAGATAG
- the LOC119081918 gene encoding uncharacterized protein LOC119081918 isoform X4, producing MCVCNDSITRFLMMTPEEAKRTQRPYRYGMLLLCFGALINWVGLAENYTEPIRYAGVACILLGAMLICTAMCCWLRSPGPVPVTRSFETDEPIHVITVPDVQMLEKPPEYDSVVIEPPSYDHAIKLSPSVLLNPNTYKYAYRNSIGSAGSSSQHNDSGCCTPLPNQIVDDEDRRSTCDIQLRNER from the exons TGATGACCCCCGAGGAGGCGAAACGAACACAAAGACCTTACCGATATGGAATGTTACTGTTGTGTTTCGGTGCCCTAATTAACTGGGTTGGTTTGGCTGAAAATTACACCGAACCAATAAGATATGCTGGAGTTGCATGCATTTTATTAGGAG CAATGCTAATCTGCACGGCGATGTGCTGTTGGCTTCGATCACCAGGTCCAGTTCCGGTAACTCGATCATTTGag acaGACGAACCAATCCATGTGATCACAGTTCCTGACGTGCAAATGCTTGAAAAACCACCCGAATACGATTCGGTCGTAATCGAACCACCCAGCTATGACCATGCAATAAAACTTAGTCCTTCCGTCCTGCTGAATCCAAACACATATAAATATGCATATCGAAACAGTATTGGCTCGGCTGGATCGTCATCGCAGCACAATGATAGCGGCTGCTGTACACCGTTACCAAATCAAATTGTCGATGATGAGGATCGACGATCAACTTGTGATATTCAATTGCGAAATGAAAGATAG